A stretch of Geomonas oryzisoli DNA encodes these proteins:
- a CDS encoding phosphoenolpyruvate carboxylase — protein MPDTDAAIPERLQRDLDYLMECLAEMFNGLGESQLAACLPKSGSMAPSEDCKFVRAWSIAFQLLSMAEENFSVQTRRAVETSQGLVAEPGLWGRVLEKLSRSGVPQQQIADLLGQIRVEPVLTAHPTEAKRASVLRHLRELYLLLVKRENTVWTPLERDEIREEIVAMLERLWRTGEIHLEKPKVLNELATIIYHLREIFPQVVAILDKRICRAWREAGLTRPLSPLTDRLPRVSFSTWVGGDRDGHPLVTPEVTQATLKELRLNALMLIHGQLTTLGGRLSISRLLLPPPPELTRRLETLAAPTGALGAEALKRNPQEPWRQLVNLMKAKLPVDVTGGEETLCGDAGSRYCRPAELEEDLRLLRDTLVATGATRLAVADVVPVLRSVEVFGFHLASLDIRQNSAFHDQAVEQLLAAAGVSERGFSQWREPERLAFLDRELASPRPFLLPDARPGKEAESVIGCYRVLSAQIRDYGPESLGALIVSMTRSLSDLLAVYLLAREAGLVVRIGDGLACLLPVVPLFETIKDLEESPLILEQFLAHPMTRRTHAHLCGAEPVQQVMVGYSDSNKDGGIMASLWGLYRAQEAMLAAGRRQGVRLRFFHGRGGTISRGAGPTSRFLRGLPEGSAAGDLRLTEQGEVISQKYSNPLNAAYHLELLLAGTAGVSIPQRGGPGPGHPLEPVMDRLAERSRVAYQQLLESDGFATFFRQATPIDVIESSSIGSRPARRTAQASLADLRAIPWVFSWSQARYFLSGWYGIGCALEELMNQEPALFAELVRNCQSWTVLHYIISNAATSVASANLEIMQRYAELVGDQAIREPIVGAIAGEYRRTVTMLEEIYGGSLAERRAAVHSSLARREEALKVLHERQIALLRQWRQDGMRKDSAMSGGLLFRLLETVNAIAAGLGTTG, from the coding sequence ATGCCCGACACCGACGCGGCCATACCCGAAAGACTGCAGCGCGACCTCGACTACCTGATGGAGTGTCTGGCCGAGATGTTCAACGGGCTGGGCGAGTCGCAGCTCGCGGCGTGCCTCCCGAAGAGCGGATCGATGGCCCCCTCCGAGGACTGCAAGTTCGTCAGGGCCTGGTCGATCGCGTTCCAGCTGCTCAGCATGGCCGAGGAGAACTTCTCGGTGCAGACGCGGCGGGCGGTGGAGACCAGCCAGGGGCTGGTGGCCGAGCCGGGACTTTGGGGGAGGGTGCTGGAAAAGCTCAGCCGCAGCGGCGTGCCGCAGCAACAGATCGCGGATCTGCTGGGACAGATCCGGGTGGAACCGGTGCTGACCGCCCATCCCACGGAGGCCAAGCGCGCCTCCGTACTGAGACACCTGCGCGAGCTCTACCTGCTGCTGGTCAAGCGAGAGAACACGGTCTGGACCCCCCTGGAGCGGGACGAGATCCGCGAGGAGATCGTCGCCATGCTGGAGCGGCTCTGGCGCACCGGCGAGATCCACCTGGAGAAGCCGAAGGTCCTGAACGAACTGGCGACCATCATCTACCACCTGCGCGAGATCTTTCCCCAGGTGGTCGCGATCCTGGACAAGAGGATCTGCCGGGCCTGGCGCGAGGCGGGGCTGACCAGGCCCCTGTCGCCGCTCACCGACCGCCTGCCCCGGGTATCCTTCAGCACCTGGGTCGGCGGGGACCGGGACGGCCACCCCCTGGTGACGCCCGAGGTCACCCAGGCCACCCTGAAGGAGCTGAGGCTGAACGCCTTGATGTTGATCCACGGACAGCTCACCACCTTGGGGGGCAGGCTCAGCATCTCCCGGCTGCTGCTTCCCCCGCCCCCCGAACTCACCAGGCGGTTGGAGACACTGGCCGCGCCGACCGGGGCGCTGGGGGCCGAGGCGCTCAAGCGCAACCCGCAGGAGCCCTGGCGCCAGCTGGTGAACCTGATGAAGGCGAAACTTCCCGTCGACGTAACCGGAGGGGAGGAAACCCTGTGCGGCGACGCCGGTTCCCGCTACTGCCGCCCCGCCGAGCTCGAGGAGGACCTGCGCCTGCTCCGCGACACCCTGGTGGCAACGGGCGCCACGCGGCTCGCCGTTGCCGATGTGGTGCCGGTTCTTCGCAGCGTGGAGGTGTTCGGCTTCCACCTGGCCTCGCTGGACATCAGGCAGAACAGCGCCTTCCACGACCAGGCGGTGGAACAGTTGCTGGCCGCGGCAGGGGTGAGCGAGCGCGGCTTTTCCCAGTGGCGGGAACCGGAGCGCCTCGCCTTCCTCGATCGCGAACTCGCCTCGCCTCGCCCCTTCCTGCTCCCGGATGCGAGGCCCGGCAAGGAAGCCGAAAGCGTGATCGGCTGCTACCGCGTCCTGTCGGCCCAGATCCGCGATTACGGCCCCGAGTCGCTGGGCGCGCTCATCGTCAGCATGACCCGCTCCCTTTCCGACCTGCTGGCGGTCTACCTCCTGGCGCGCGAAGCGGGGCTCGTGGTGAGGATCGGTGACGGGCTGGCCTGCCTGCTCCCCGTCGTCCCCCTCTTCGAGACCATCAAGGACCTGGAGGAAAGCCCCCTGATACTGGAACAGTTCCTGGCGCATCCGATGACCCGCCGCACGCACGCGCATCTGTGCGGCGCCGAGCCGGTGCAGCAGGTCATGGTCGGCTACAGCGACAGCAACAAGGACGGCGGGATCATGGCGAGTCTGTGGGGCCTGTACCGCGCCCAGGAAGCGATGCTGGCTGCCGGGCGACGCCAGGGGGTGCGGCTGCGCTTCTTCCACGGCAGGGGGGGAACCATCAGCCGCGGGGCCGGCCCCACCAGCCGCTTCCTGCGCGGCCTTCCGGAAGGGTCGGCCGCAGGCGACCTGCGCCTCACCGAGCAGGGCGAGGTGATCTCCCAGAAGTACTCCAACCCGCTCAACGCCGCCTACCACCTGGAGCTGCTTCTCGCCGGCACCGCCGGGGTCAGCATCCCGCAGCGCGGCGGCCCGGGACCTGGACACCCGCTGGAGCCGGTCATGGACCGCCTCGCCGAGCGCAGCCGTGTGGCCTACCAGCAGCTGCTGGAGAGCGACGGGTTCGCCACCTTCTTCCGGCAGGCAACCCCCATCGATGTCATCGAATCCAGCAGCATCGGTTCCCGTCCGGCACGCCGTACCGCCCAGGCGAGCCTTGCGGACCTGCGGGCCATCCCCTGGGTCTTCAGCTGGAGCCAGGCCCGCTACTTTCTCTCCGGCTGGTACGGCATCGGCTGCGCGCTGGAAGAACTGATGAACCAGGAGCCGGCCCTGTTCGCAGAGCTGGTCCGCAACTGCCAGAGCTGGACGGTGCTGCATTACATCATCAGCAACGCAGCCACCAGTGTCGCCAGCGCCAACCTCGAGATCATGCAGCGCTACGCGGAACTGGTCGGCGACCAGGCGATCCGCGAGCCGATTGTCGGCGCCATCGCCGGCGAGTACCGGCGCACCGTCACCATGCTGGAGGAGATCTACGGCGGTTCACTGGCCGAGCGGCGCGCGGCGGTGCACAGCTCGCTCGCCCGGCGCGAGGAAGCCCTCAAGGTGCTGCATGAGCGCCAGATCGCCCTGCTGCGTCAGTGGCGTCAGGACGGGATGCGCAAGGACAGCGCCATGTCGGGAGGGCTCCTGTTCCGGCTGCTGGAAACGGTGAATGCCATCGCCGCCGGGCTGGGCACCACCGGCTGA
- a CDS encoding methyl-accepting chemotaxis protein, producing the protein MTIKSKLILNAGIVLLAVAAVSLASFLSMSSIRGKLSYLTEKSTPFQLRTMEFQRALQGATADLVKVAAARNEAEFAAAKKEAERALTEVQGTQEKLGAISGEKLEAAAEFGSIAQELYATMTARLASEKESAQAHALILQKGQEASTRLQDLENKVSVLQRSSSSAYATANEEADKTSKNIASIETLKVSLKELKFLLYDMQRAPDKKQAWNLYQSALKKVQQNSNIRHNKRIGGQFATFTAKTELLMKTLAEGSDPRRGDAQLKEALEALSEVDDEIEDEVDKAQLQVGKISGKLPGYLSRANAAVDVLSINTELVSLGKSLEGLSGRMFFAKTPAELDAVAAEFDRRYARLRQVEKSVATQLKAAGAQTELRILGGVTASLAGIRDTVFAQDGILVKLRQKMQFQEKAERGSARLREVVAKQAEQGKKTVSTAQEGQEQAIGTVNRTIRFSMTLILIIAVCTGLLGNLVGIWIFRSISHPIQQLTALAEQAAEGNLAVSIAADRKDEIGRVQLAMARMLASLRNVVGKIGDATSTLASSSEQMAATAGVLEDGAARQAHRVEESALSMSQMTATTVDMAQNAAATAGAAGTMKEIAGAGKQAMQQTAEQLQQFAGTFAETAGMVEQLSGQSAQISEIGVLIRDIADQTNLLALNAAIEAARAGEQGRGFAVVADNVRELAERTAAATAEIGHTVKAMQDSVNRSVRKMSEERAAVGTIMSRVQGTEEAIDRMASYVEQVHEMVRRIAVATEEQSATSAEVGQNVDEIAGLTRELRTACSGIRESSAGLSCLAGELKGMVEWFRV; encoded by the coding sequence ATGACCATCAAGTCGAAGTTGATCCTCAACGCCGGTATCGTTCTGCTGGCGGTCGCCGCAGTCTCCCTGGCGAGTTTTCTCAGCATGAGCTCCATCAGGGGAAAACTCTCCTATCTCACCGAGAAAAGCACCCCTTTCCAGCTGCGCACCATGGAGTTCCAGCGAGCCCTGCAAGGGGCCACGGCAGACCTCGTCAAGGTGGCCGCCGCCCGCAACGAGGCGGAGTTCGCCGCGGCAAAGAAAGAGGCGGAAAGAGCGCTCACCGAGGTACAAGGCACGCAGGAGAAACTGGGGGCGATTTCCGGTGAGAAGCTGGAAGCGGCGGCGGAATTCGGCAGCATCGCCCAGGAACTCTATGCCACCATGACGGCCCGCCTGGCCTCGGAGAAGGAATCGGCCCAGGCCCACGCGCTGATCCTGCAAAAAGGGCAGGAAGCGAGTACACGGCTCCAGGACCTCGAAAACAAGGTGAGCGTGCTGCAGCGCTCCAGTTCCTCGGCCTACGCCACCGCCAACGAGGAGGCCGACAAGACCTCCAAGAACATCGCGAGCATCGAGACCCTCAAGGTTTCCCTCAAGGAACTGAAGTTTCTCCTCTACGACATGCAGCGGGCGCCGGACAAAAAGCAGGCCTGGAACCTGTACCAGAGCGCGCTGAAGAAGGTGCAGCAAAACAGCAATATCCGGCACAACAAGCGGATCGGCGGCCAATTCGCCACCTTCACCGCCAAGACGGAGCTGCTGATGAAGACCCTCGCCGAGGGAAGCGACCCCCGCCGGGGCGATGCGCAGCTCAAGGAGGCGCTGGAGGCGCTGAGCGAGGTGGACGACGAGATCGAGGACGAGGTGGACAAGGCGCAACTGCAGGTGGGGAAGATATCGGGCAAACTCCCGGGCTACCTGTCGCGCGCCAACGCCGCGGTCGACGTCCTCTCCATCAACACCGAACTGGTCTCCCTGGGCAAGTCGCTCGAGGGGCTGTCGGGGCGCATGTTCTTCGCCAAGACCCCGGCAGAGCTCGACGCGGTCGCCGCCGAGTTCGATCGGCGCTACGCGCGCCTTCGTCAGGTCGAGAAATCGGTCGCCACACAGCTGAAGGCGGCCGGGGCCCAAACCGAGCTGCGCATCCTGGGGGGCGTGACCGCTTCCCTGGCCGGCATCCGTGACACCGTGTTCGCGCAGGACGGCATCCTGGTCAAGCTGCGCCAGAAGATGCAGTTCCAGGAAAAGGCGGAACGGGGATCGGCCCGGTTGCGGGAGGTGGTGGCCAAGCAGGCGGAGCAGGGGAAAAAGACCGTCTCGACCGCACAGGAGGGGCAGGAACAGGCGATCGGGACCGTGAACCGGACCATACGCTTCAGCATGACCCTTATCCTGATCATCGCGGTCTGCACGGGGCTATTGGGCAACCTGGTCGGCATCTGGATCTTCCGGAGCATCTCCCACCCCATTCAGCAGCTGACCGCCCTGGCGGAACAGGCGGCGGAAGGCAACCTTGCCGTAAGCATCGCCGCAGACCGCAAGGACGAGATAGGGCGCGTCCAGCTTGCCATGGCGCGCATGCTGGCAAGTCTCAGGAACGTGGTGGGAAAGATCGGCGACGCCACCTCCACCCTCGCCAGCAGCTCCGAACAGATGGCCGCCACGGCCGGCGTCCTCGAAGACGGGGCCGCACGCCAGGCGCACCGGGTGGAGGAATCGGCGCTATCCATGTCGCAGATGACCGCCACCACCGTCGACATGGCCCAGAACGCCGCGGCCACCGCGGGGGCCGCGGGCACCATGAAGGAGATCGCGGGCGCCGGCAAGCAGGCGATGCAGCAGACCGCCGAGCAGCTGCAGCAGTTCGCCGGCACCTTTGCCGAAACAGCGGGGATGGTGGAACAGTTGAGCGGGCAGTCCGCCCAGATCTCGGAGATCGGGGTCCTGATCCGCGACATCGCCGACCAGACCAACCTGCTGGCGCTCAACGCCGCCATCGAGGCGGCGCGTGCCGGAGAGCAGGGAAGAGGCTTCGCGGTGGTGGCCGACAACGTGAGGGAGCTCGCCGAGCGGACCGCGGCGGCGACCGCCGAAATCGGCCACACCGTCAAGGCCATGCAGGACAGCGTGAACCGCTCGGTGCGCAAGATGAGCGAGGAACGTGCCGCGGTCGGCACCATCATGAGCCGGGTCCAGGGCACCGAGGAGGCCATAGACCGGATGGCCAGCTACGTGGAACAGGTGCACGAGATGGTCCGGCGCATCGCGGTCGCGACCGAGGAGCAATCCGCGACCAGCGCGGAGGTCGGCCAAAACGTCGACGAGATCGCGGGGCTCACCCGCGAACTGCGCACGGCATGCAGCGGGATCCGGGAATCCTCCGCCGGCCTTTCCTGCCTGGCCGGGGAACTGAAGGGGATGGTGGAGTGGTTCAGGGTCTGA
- a CDS encoding YajG family lipoprotein has protein sequence MRKRLVALGLAAIAVMSVCGCAITTDTIALKYQPQSGVTALQGAQSVVVDVKVKDSRLIQDKVSCKKNGFGMEMARIVPAEDVSVTFQKALEQELKARGFAIRPDAVVTVDAELNKFYSDFKMGFVSVDAIAECSLGITVKGKKGNLLFSRQYMTEGAERNGMIAGGDNARLALEQALAQGMQKLFADPGFIAALLDASKS, from the coding sequence ATGAGAAAGAGGTTAGTAGCTCTGGGATTGGCGGCTATCGCCGTCATGTCTGTTTGTGGATGCGCGATTACAACGGACACCATCGCGTTGAAGTACCAGCCGCAGTCGGGGGTGACCGCGCTTCAGGGCGCCCAGTCGGTGGTGGTGGACGTGAAGGTAAAAGACAGCCGGCTCATCCAGGACAAGGTCAGCTGCAAGAAGAACGGTTTCGGCATGGAAATGGCGCGCATCGTACCGGCCGAAGACGTAAGCGTCACGTTCCAGAAGGCTCTGGAGCAGGAACTGAAGGCGCGCGGCTTTGCCATCCGCCCCGACGCCGTTGTCACCGTCGATGCCGAGTTGAACAAGTTCTACAGCGACTTCAAGATGGGCTTCGTCTCCGTGGACGCCATCGCCGAGTGCAGCCTCGGTATCACCGTCAAAGGGAAGAAGGGGAACCTACTCTTCTCTCGCCAGTACATGACTGAGGGAGCCGAGCGCAACGGCATGATCGCCGGTGGAGACAATGCGCGGCTCGCCCTTGAGCAAGCCCTCGCCCAGGGGATGCAGAAACTCTTCGCCGATCCCGGCTTTATCGCTGCCCTGCTGGATGCCTCCAAAAGCTGA
- a CDS encoding multicopper oxidase domain-containing protein, translating to MDRLRTTLVACLATLVITLWGLAPPPAQAIDETKVPHYFGPAPNWALSPLPTVDPVTGAVSGGIKKFVNKLPGLGETNANDLGQYLPVAVADTTTYPGADYYEIGLVQYRQKMHSDLPPTLLRGYVQLSTSVVPGQQLPLTNAMVDGSTAAIAGYTGVTPPNYLGPVIVAQKDRPVRILFRNLLPNNAGGDLFLPVDSTMMGSGMGPMSMMTPMDAGTVTDDVRNPMCTANPKSDMCFKDNRATLHLHGGVTPWISDGTPHQWTTPKDEMTPWPAGVSVKNVPDMPDPGPGAITFFYTNQQSARLMFYHDHAWGITRLNVYAGEAAGYIIQDQAEQALLDKGLIPDGNSTIPLIIQDRTFVPQGDKVARTGQLYDQDPTWDADRWGGFGNLWYHHVYMPAQNPSDPSGMSAFGRWMYGPWFWPPAKPMYPPIKNPRYNMDPATAFTTPLPVACNLNDPTTWQYQTDPFCEPEMIPGTPNISVGMEQFNDTPVVNGTVYPYTTVDPKAYRLRILNAANDRFFNLHMYVADSSTASTAPNADGNPIGGTEVAFKAAELAAAQLDPNVFPTPDTTLSPKGPDWIQIGSEGGFLPAPAVIPPQPITWITDPTRFDVGNVDQHSLALAPAERADVIVDFSKYAGQTLILYNDAPAAYPARVASYDYYTGAPDLSPVGAPGVIPGYGPNTRTVMQIRVNPLPDPTVTPAPFDLASLQAAFAHQADGSGVFESGQHPIIVGQAAYNSAYGTNFPAASWCNAPGSSNQSCDGFARISDQGGDLFGFNTLFSPTTKFQIPLQPKALHDEMNAVSFDEFGRMTANIGLEAVPAAPGAQNVILYPYVNPATELIDGTNLPKGDLNITPISTQDGTQIWKITHNGVDTHPIHFHLYDVQVINRVTWDNIIIPPDANELGWKDTVRISPLEDTIVALRPIVPTLPFEIPNSIRMLNPMMPAGSTAMFEPTDVSGNPTNPIVNQLVNFGWEYVWHCHILSHEEMDMMRPVSLALPPKAADGLAFTTAGSGNKARLTLTFNDNSISETSFVVKKTTNGTTWTTVGTIASPLDQANTTGPKTLQDPAIYNPNVVAEYQVLALNTVGYGGQMPSMTVQSASAPLFTGSAPVDPTNMTATLVAGPKVTITFTDNAVTETGFVLERSMNGGAFVQIAALPARSNTGNVSYTDNLTLSAADTTYTYRVAAVNVAGLSGYAVSPTVLLPAQPAAPGSFTATNGANSGNSRSVILAWQDLSSNETGFTIQRATNATFTKGLNSVTVNAGVTTLTQTGLSRNTQYWYRIMSNNGTIVSSGWVNATPFPITTNP from the coding sequence ATGGACAGGCTGAGAACAACATTGGTAGCGTGCCTGGCAACGCTGGTGATCACGCTGTGGGGACTGGCTCCCCCACCGGCACAGGCCATCGATGAAACGAAAGTCCCTCATTACTTCGGACCGGCTCCCAACTGGGCGCTGAGCCCGCTGCCGACGGTCGACCCGGTTACCGGTGCGGTCTCCGGCGGCATCAAGAAGTTCGTGAACAAACTCCCCGGCCTGGGCGAGACCAACGCGAACGACCTGGGGCAGTACCTCCCGGTCGCGGTCGCGGACACCACCACCTACCCGGGAGCGGACTACTACGAGATAGGCCTCGTGCAGTACCGCCAGAAGATGCACTCCGACCTGCCGCCGACCCTGCTGCGCGGCTACGTACAGCTTTCCACCTCGGTGGTCCCCGGCCAGCAGCTTCCCCTCACTAACGCGATGGTCGATGGCAGCACGGCAGCCATCGCCGGCTACACCGGCGTGACCCCGCCCAACTACCTCGGACCGGTCATCGTGGCCCAAAAGGACCGTCCGGTCAGGATACTGTTCCGCAACCTGCTCCCCAACAACGCGGGCGGCGACCTGTTCCTCCCGGTCGACTCCACCATGATGGGGTCCGGCATGGGGCCGATGTCGATGATGACGCCGATGGACGCCGGTACGGTAACCGACGATGTGCGCAACCCCATGTGCACCGCCAACCCCAAGTCCGACATGTGCTTCAAGGACAACAGGGCTACCCTGCACCTGCACGGCGGCGTGACCCCCTGGATCAGCGACGGTACGCCGCACCAGTGGACCACCCCCAAAGACGAGATGACCCCCTGGCCTGCCGGCGTGAGCGTGAAGAACGTTCCCGACATGCCTGATCCGGGTCCCGGCGCCATCACCTTCTTCTACACCAACCAGCAGAGCGCTCGTCTCATGTTCTACCACGACCATGCCTGGGGCATCACCCGCCTGAACGTGTACGCGGGTGAGGCTGCCGGCTACATCATTCAGGACCAGGCCGAACAGGCACTGCTGGACAAGGGGCTCATCCCCGACGGCAACAGCACCATCCCGCTCATCATTCAGGACCGCACCTTCGTACCGCAGGGGGACAAGGTTGCCCGCACCGGTCAGCTCTACGATCAGGATCCGACCTGGGATGCCGACCGCTGGGGCGGTTTCGGCAACCTCTGGTACCACCACGTCTACATGCCGGCGCAGAACCCGAGCGACCCAAGCGGCATGAGCGCCTTCGGCCGCTGGATGTACGGCCCCTGGTTCTGGCCCCCGGCCAAACCGATGTACCCGCCGATCAAGAACCCGCGCTACAACATGGACCCGGCGACCGCCTTCACCACGCCGCTGCCGGTTGCGTGCAACCTGAACGACCCGACCACCTGGCAGTACCAGACCGACCCGTTCTGCGAGCCTGAGATGATCCCTGGCACCCCGAACATCTCGGTGGGGATGGAGCAGTTCAACGATACGCCGGTGGTCAACGGCACCGTCTACCCGTACACTACGGTCGATCCCAAGGCGTACCGCCTGCGCATCCTGAACGCCGCCAACGACCGTTTCTTCAACCTGCACATGTACGTCGCGGACAGCAGCACCGCCAGCACCGCCCCCAACGCGGACGGCAACCCGATCGGCGGGACCGAGGTGGCCTTCAAGGCCGCCGAACTCGCCGCGGCGCAGCTCGACCCGAACGTGTTCCCGACTCCGGACACCACCCTCTCCCCGAAAGGTCCGGACTGGATCCAGATCGGCAGCGAAGGCGGCTTCCTCCCGGCACCGGCCGTGATCCCGCCGCAACCCATCACCTGGATCACCGATCCGACCCGCTTCGACGTGGGTAACGTGGACCAGCACTCCCTGGCACTGGCACCGGCCGAGCGCGCCGACGTGATCGTCGACTTCTCCAAGTACGCAGGCCAGACGCTGATCCTGTACAACGACGCCCCGGCGGCCTACCCGGCACGCGTGGCGAGCTACGACTACTACACCGGCGCACCCGACCTCTCTCCGGTCGGCGCCCCCGGCGTAATCCCGGGCTACGGCCCCAACACCAGGACCGTGATGCAGATCAGGGTCAACCCGCTGCCCGACCCGACGGTAACCCCGGCGCCTTTCGACCTCGCCTCGCTGCAGGCAGCGTTCGCACACCAGGCAGACGGCTCCGGTGTCTTCGAATCCGGCCAGCACCCGATCATCGTGGGCCAGGCCGCCTACAACTCGGCCTACGGCACCAACTTCCCGGCCGCCAGCTGGTGCAACGCCCCGGGCAGCAGCAACCAGTCGTGCGACGGCTTCGCCCGCATCTCCGACCAGGGCGGCGACCTGTTCGGCTTCAACACCCTGTTCTCGCCGACCACCAAGTTCCAGATCCCGCTGCAGCCCAAAGCGCTGCATGACGAGATGAACGCCGTGTCCTTCGACGAGTTCGGCAGGATGACCGCCAACATCGGCCTCGAGGCGGTTCCGGCAGCCCCGGGCGCACAGAACGTGATCCTCTACCCGTACGTCAACCCGGCAACCGAGCTGATCGACGGCACCAACCTGCCCAAGGGCGACCTGAACATCACCCCGATCTCGACCCAGGACGGCACCCAGATCTGGAAAATCACCCATAACGGCGTGGATACCCATCCGATCCACTTCCACCTCTACGACGTGCAGGTGATCAACCGCGTGACCTGGGACAACATCATCATCCCGCCGGATGCCAACGAGCTCGGCTGGAAAGACACCGTGCGCATCAGCCCGCTGGAGGACACCATCGTCGCCCTGAGGCCGATCGTACCGACGCTGCCGTTCGAGATCCCGAACAGCATCAGGATGCTCAACCCGATGATGCCGGCCGGCTCCACCGCGATGTTCGAGCCCACCGACGTCTCCGGCAACCCGACCAACCCGATCGTGAACCAGCTGGTCAACTTCGGTTGGGAATACGTATGGCATTGCCACATCCTGAGCCACGAGGAGATGGACATGATGCGTCCGGTCTCCCTGGCGCTGCCGCCTAAAGCTGCTGACGGCTTGGCCTTCACCACCGCCGGCTCCGGCAACAAGGCGCGGCTCACCCTGACCTTCAACGACAACTCCATCAGCGAGACCTCGTTCGTGGTGAAGAAAACCACTAACGGCACCACCTGGACCACCGTGGGCACCATCGCCTCTCCGCTGGACCAGGCCAACACCACCGGACCGAAGACGCTGCAGGATCCGGCCATCTACAACCCGAACGTGGTGGCCGAGTACCAGGTACTGGCGCTGAACACCGTCGGCTACGGCGGCCAGATGCCGAGCATGACCGTGCAGTCGGCCTCGGCACCGCTCTTCACCGGCAGCGCCCCGGTTGACCCGACCAACATGACCGCGACCCTCGTTGCCGGACCGAAGGTCACCATCACCTTTACCGACAACGCGGTCACCGAAACCGGATTCGTACTCGAGCGGTCCATGAACGGAGGGGCTTTCGTACAGATCGCAGCACTCCCGGCCCGCAGCAACACCGGCAACGTGAGCTACACCGACAACCTGACCCTGTCGGCAGCCGACACCACCTACACCTACCGCGTCGCCGCCGTGAACGTCGCCGGCCTCTCCGGGTACGCCGTGTCCCCGACCGTGCTGCTCCCGGCCCAGCCAGCCGCACCGGGGAGCTTCACCGCCACCAACGGCGCCAACAGCGGCAACAGCAGGAGCGTGATCCTTGCTTGGCAGGATCTCTCCAGCAACGAAACCGGCTTCACCATCCAGAGAGCCACCAACGCGACCTTCACCAAGGGGCTGAACAGCGTCACCGTGAATGCCGGGGTGACCACGCTGACCCAGACCGGGCTCTCCCGCAACACCCAATACTGGTACCGGATCATGTCCAATAACGGTACAATCGTTTCCTCCGGATGGGTGAACGCTACTCCGTTCCCCATCACCACCAACCCGTAG